A portion of the Sphingobacterium spiritivorum genome contains these proteins:
- a CDS encoding FecCD family ABC transporter permease, translated as MGRRNMKFWKLSLLICLPLFVLFFSLALGNTGFLRLSELANLVYAGLASSLGWEVVVVDSSMETIVWQVRLPRVLLTFSVGASLAVAGGVLQAVFRNPIVDPFSLGISSGAAFGAALSMLVSLIPLNLSAFLFGVLAVAITYFVSYSGAKGSLVTMVLAGMIISGVFTAFLTILQYLSDPYKLQAIVQWTMGNLHTASWSKLKVAILPILLGLGIIILFRWKLNLLALGDQEALAVGVNPKIIKLIMIGAATMITASAVAAVGMISLFGLIVPHISRMLFGPSNSIGVWANISIGGTFLLLIDDFSRTLLPFEIPVGVFTMMLGTPLFIYLMRKNAINWNG; from the coding sequence ATGGGAAGACGAAATATGAAATTTTGGAAATTAAGCTTACTCATCTGTCTGCCTTTATTTGTCCTGTTTTTCTCTCTTGCATTAGGGAATACAGGATTTCTCCGTTTATCTGAACTGGCAAATCTGGTATATGCCGGTCTAGCTTCTTCATTAGGGTGGGAAGTTGTTGTGGTCGATTCCAGTATGGAAACCATTGTCTGGCAGGTCAGACTTCCGCGTGTGTTGCTGACCTTTAGTGTCGGAGCTTCACTGGCTGTGGCCGGAGGAGTGCTGCAGGCAGTATTTCGTAATCCTATTGTGGATCCGTTTTCTTTAGGGATCTCTTCAGGAGCAGCCTTTGGAGCTGCATTATCAATGCTGGTATCTCTGATTCCACTCAACCTCTCTGCTTTTTTATTTGGAGTGCTGGCTGTTGCTATTACATACTTTGTATCCTACAGCGGTGCCAAAGGATCATTAGTGACCATGGTACTGGCCGGTATGATTATTTCAGGCGTATTTACGGCATTCCTTACCATTTTACAGTATCTGAGTGATCCGTATAAGTTGCAGGCCATAGTCCAGTGGACTATGGGGAATCTGCATACTGCTTCCTGGTCAAAACTAAAGGTCGCCATTCTGCCCATATTACTGGGGCTTGGAATAATTATTCTGTTCCGCTGGAAGCTCAATCTTCTTGCTCTGGGTGATCAGGAAGCGCTGGCTGTAGGTGTCAATCCCAAAATTATCAAACTTATTATGATAGGTGCAGCCACCATGATCACCGCTTCGGCAGTCGCTGCGGTTGGCATGATCAGTCTCTTCGGACTTATTGTACCCCATATCAGCCGGATGCTCTTCGGGCCGAGTAACAGTATAGGAGTATGGGCAAATATCAGTATTGGAGGTACTTTTCTGTTACTGATTGATGATTTTTCACGTACACTGCTGCCTTTTGAAATTCCGGTAGGTGTATTTACTATGATGCTGGGCACGCCGCTATTTATTTACCTGATGCGTAAAAACGCTATAAACTGGAACGGATAA
- a CDS encoding hydrogenase maturation nickel metallochaperone HypA produces MHETGIVQEIFDTLREEYPDRYQEIVKIRLEAGLLSNIQPILIQNAFEAYITDDAWFRDTELEVKVLPILAFCDNCKKSFEVVFHRFVCNCGITSDKVVQGEELRITQVTFKNKEHE; encoded by the coding sequence ATGCACGAAACCGGAATAGTACAAGAGATATTTGATACCCTGCGGGAAGAATACCCCGATCGTTATCAGGAAATTGTGAAAATCAGACTGGAAGCAGGGCTATTAAGTAATATTCAGCCTATTTTGATACAGAATGCTTTTGAAGCCTACATTACAGATGATGCGTGGTTTCGCGATACAGAGCTCGAGGTAAAGGTGCTGCCCATACTGGCCTTTTGCGACAACTGTAAAAAGTCTTTTGAGGTCGTTTTTCACCGGTTTGTCTGTAACTGCGGTATCACATCCGACAAAGTAGTTCAGGGAGAAGAGTTAAGAATAACACAGGTTACATTTAAAAATAAGGAACATGAGTAA
- the hypB gene encoding hydrogenase nickel incorporation protein HypB: MSNTAIPKSNQMPVGSVQCENTSLNLLKANDFVAKAIRERLADICIINICSSPGSGKTTLMQETGKRLGKQLNIAVLVGDPETERDAVRMREVGINALQIVTGGMCHIEAQMILQALDHINLDNVDLLFIENVGNLVCPAAFDLGEDYRVTLLAATEGDDKPKKYARMFLTSELMVVSKADLLPYVPFSIDAVTKDAQEVNPKLEVLTISSLNGDGMDEWCAWLISKVEEKKAFKIKQ, encoded by the coding sequence ATGAGTAATACAGCAATACCTAAAAGCAACCAAATGCCGGTAGGATCGGTACAATGCGAAAATACATCATTAAATCTATTAAAGGCCAATGATTTTGTGGCCAAAGCTATCCGTGAGCGATTGGCAGATATTTGTATCATCAATATTTGTTCCTCCCCGGGTAGTGGTAAAACTACGTTAATGCAGGAGACTGGCAAACGTCTGGGAAAGCAGCTGAACATCGCTGTACTGGTCGGAGATCCGGAAACGGAAAGAGATGCTGTACGTATGCGTGAAGTAGGAATAAATGCTTTACAGATTGTGACGGGAGGAATGTGTCATATAGAAGCGCAGATGATCCTGCAGGCATTAGACCATATCAATCTGGATAATGTGGATCTACTGTTTATAGAGAATGTAGGGAATCTGGTATGTCCTGCAGCCTTTGATCTGGGAGAAGACTATCGTGTAACTTTGCTTGCTGCAACAGAAGGAGACGACAAACCGAAGAAATATGCACGGATGTTTTTGACCAGCGAACTGATGGTCGTTTCAAAAGCAGATCTTTTGCCCTATGTGCCTTTTTCAATTGATGCTGTAACTAAAGATGCACAGGAAGTCAATCCAAAGCTGGAAGTCCTTACGATCAGCAGTCTCAACGGAGATGGTATGGATGAATGGTGTGCATGGCTAATCAGTAAAGTCGAAGAAAAGAAAGCATTCAAAATAAAGCAGTAG
- a CDS encoding urease accessory protein UreE, whose product MLYISDNNYTAIPQGIAEEFVYMEWYEVRKTVLERETSEGRLIRLQREYGEQLHDGQVVHLNDNYAIRLYIKPCDCIILHAKDAQMAGQFSFDVGNRHLPVFCLNDQSFAVAYDGRLYSALSAKYAGHIELTSARLLPDQALHMFRKNKVTI is encoded by the coding sequence ATGCTTTATATTTCAGACAATAACTATACAGCTATACCGCAGGGTATAGCTGAAGAATTTGTATACATGGAATGGTATGAGGTACGAAAGACGGTGTTGGAACGGGAAACTTCAGAAGGAAGATTGATCCGTCTGCAGCGTGAATATGGTGAGCAGCTCCATGATGGTCAGGTCGTGCATCTGAATGATAATTATGCAATCAGATTGTATATCAAACCTTGTGATTGCATTATACTGCATGCAAAGGATGCACAGATGGCAGGACAATTCAGTTTTGATGTCGGCAACCGGCACTTACCTGTCTTCTGTCTGAATGACCAGTCATTTGCTGTGGCTTATGACGGCAGGTTGTACAGTGCATTATCCGCCAAATATGCCGGACATATCGAGCTGACTTCAGCCAGATTATTGCCTGATCAGGCATTGCATATGTTCCGGAAAAATAAAGTTACAATATGA
- a CDS encoding GNAT family N-acetyltransferase, translated as MNKDLIIKRVSEQDVPELITYVSEARKLLFPMLDHHKMPYDLQHFAQTYIHARIGTFLEARDQSGNLVAVIGMLAYDQRFSFLRLEQENTVEVVRLYVNPKGRRQGVATALFQELMEVAKAQAVSTLYLHTHPFLTGAYEFWLQCGFKTLIRKDHSGFETIHMKCEL; from the coding sequence ATGAATAAAGATTTGATTATAAAACGTGTTTCAGAACAGGATGTGCCTGAGCTGATCACTTATGTATCAGAAGCTCGTAAGTTACTTTTTCCCATGCTGGACCATCATAAAATGCCATATGATCTGCAGCATTTTGCACAGACCTATATTCATGCCCGGATTGGTACATTTCTGGAAGCACGCGACCAATCAGGTAATCTGGTTGCTGTGATTGGAATGTTGGCTTATGATCAACGGTTTTCTTTTCTCCGTTTAGAGCAGGAAAATACAGTAGAGGTCGTACGCTTATATGTGAATCCTAAAGGACGGAGACAAGGAGTGGCTACCGCTCTGTTTCAGGAATTAATGGAAGTTGCAAAGGCACAGGCTGTATCAACCTTGTACCTGCATACTCATCCGTTTCTCACAGGCGCCTACGAATTTTGGTTACAATGCGGTTTCAAAACACTTATCCGGAAGGATCATAGTGGTTTTGAAACTATACATATGAAGTGTGAGCTATAA
- a CDS encoding ABC transporter ATP-binding protein, with protein sequence MEAIEIRNLAFHYGKQTVLDGLRATFYKGELSVILGRNGSGKSTLFNILAGVQREYQGQIHINGVERRAVKIGNANGIRLGFMTQFHQTNFPFSVYDVVMTGRASFSRFSPKEEDIEQVRKVLKRFDLWKYKDKPYTRLSGGERQLVLLCRVLVQDPDIILLDEPTNHLDLHYQAAVLDNLKKLVEAGKTVICIMHDPNLAFLYGDRFFLMQQQILTSLEGQNTDSIHHLLEQAYQVRLQQIPHRGKIIILPDPQHHYE encoded by the coding sequence ATGGAAGCAATAGAGATCAGAAATTTAGCCTTTCACTACGGAAAACAAACTGTACTTGACGGACTTCGGGCTACCTTCTACAAAGGGGAGCTGTCCGTTATTCTGGGGCGAAACGGAAGCGGCAAATCTACCCTGTTTAATATTCTGGCTGGAGTCCAACGGGAATATCAGGGACAGATACATATCAATGGAGTGGAACGGCGAGCCGTAAAAATCGGGAATGCCAATGGAATCAGACTCGGTTTTATGACTCAGTTTCACCAGACCAATTTTCCATTTTCTGTATACGATGTGGTGATGACAGGCAGAGCTTCTTTTTCGCGCTTTTCACCAAAAGAAGAAGACATAGAGCAGGTTCGAAAAGTATTAAAAAGGTTTGATCTCTGGAAATACAAAGACAAGCCATATACCCGGCTTTCGGGAGGGGAACGACAATTGGTGCTTTTGTGCCGGGTATTAGTGCAGGATCCGGATATTATCTTATTGGATGAACCGACGAATCATCTGGATCTGCACTACCAGGCAGCAGTGCTGGATAATCTTAAAAAATTAGTTGAAGCTGGTAAAACCGTGATTTGTATTATGCATGATCCTAATCTGGCGTTTCTCTACGGGGATCGTTTTTTTCTGATGCAGCAGCAAATTCTCACCAGTCTGGAAGGACAAAATACTGATAGCATTCATCATTTATTAGAACAGGCTTATCAGGTACGTCTGCAGCAGATTCCGCACCGCGGCAAAATAATAATTTTACCCGATCCTCAACACCATTATGAATAA
- a CDS encoding ABC transporter substrate-binding protein, giving the protein MTNRRKTTWRWVSSFILLTLIIACSNSGEKKQTAEKISATDARGKEITLETYAQRVVVLFEPFVDQIYMLNAGDKLVGIPQQIYQNPSTYHFLSLHDKRIARKQIVTPTFGGRSTHVETLVALEADLAIVYEHDKETIAQLEDLHIPVYVVSSRDKEHIYNELVGVGTLLGQEKRAQEIVGYVEKEVEKMKLHEDIKRKKVYYAWSKGRVFSTSCKGSLVDLSMEVSGAENACPLNLEAPNISAESLYKWNPDLIVLWNSKLQDVYSLKELEALPAVIDKQVYSMEPTFYYDPHTVKFLLFAKQLRQWCYPSYSEQQFKTDLQQTLEFLYSEKIWEDEI; this is encoded by the coding sequence ATGACAAATAGAAGAAAAACAACTTGGCGATGGGTCAGTAGTTTCATTCTACTGACATTGATCATTGCCTGCAGTAATTCCGGTGAAAAAAAACAAACGGCAGAAAAAATTTCGGCAACAGATGCCCGTGGTAAAGAAATCACACTGGAAACGTATGCACAACGTGTTGTTGTTCTGTTTGAACCGTTTGTCGATCAGATATACATGCTTAATGCCGGAGATAAGCTGGTCGGTATTCCGCAACAGATTTATCAGAATCCTTCTACCTATCATTTTCTGTCTCTACACGATAAGCGTATTGCCCGTAAGCAGATTGTGACACCCACTTTCGGAGGCCGGTCTACGCACGTAGAGACACTGGTGGCCTTAGAGGCAGATCTTGCCATCGTATATGAGCATGATAAAGAGACGATCGCTCAACTCGAAGATCTTCATATTCCTGTGTATGTAGTATCCAGCAGAGATAAAGAGCATATCTATAATGAACTTGTCGGCGTAGGAACATTACTCGGTCAGGAAAAGCGTGCTCAGGAGATTGTGGGGTATGTGGAGAAGGAAGTGGAGAAAATGAAACTTCACGAAGATATAAAACGGAAAAAGGTATACTATGCATGGTCTAAAGGACGTGTTTTTTCTACCTCATGTAAGGGTTCCCTTGTAGATCTGTCCATGGAGGTTTCGGGTGCCGAAAATGCGTGTCCGCTTAATCTCGAAGCTCCGAATATCAGTGCGGAATCTCTTTACAAGTGGAATCCTGATCTTATTGTATTGTGGAATTCAAAATTACAGGATGTCTACAGCTTAAAAGAACTTGAAGCGCTGCCGGCAGTAATCGATAAGCAAGTGTATAGCATGGAACCCACTTTTTACTACGATCCGCATACTGTTAAATTTCTTTTGTTTGCCAAACAGCTCCGGCAGTGGTGCTATCCAAGCTATTCTGAACAACAATTTAAAACAGATCTGCAGCAGACTCTGGAGTTTCTGTACAGTGAAAAAATATGGGAAGACGAAATATGA
- a CDS encoding TonB-dependent receptor, with product MHILKYTFYITIFLFCILNGQVYAQTEPVIFGKVTDAEGKGLRGITIVLKSKELIQTNSDGTFRLPATVKLPATLSFRAVGYKTLSVSVDQLNWNNKKGLNVQLFPASVEVDEVLVTGRRNNSYLINTTELGGKFSGSLKDLPQSISLVSKEFMEDKQAFVITDVVQDLAGVNQASAYDDLTIRGFNSGYTSGMRLVNGMRSGYGYGTSFWRTPLTVNLESVEVLKGPGASLFGDITPGGTINMVTKKPLEKKHTSVNFAIGSFQTYRTTLDIGGPLDSAKRVLYRLNVGYENSRTFRDVNQRKNILVAPSFSFRPAEGTTIDVDLTYDNFDGYLDRGLGIRNNDFYAQSRSFNVSQPTDFFKTNFLTLSARLNQQLTEDLSLHVNYMKSIYKEKLNEFRTLNTYANPPQNTVMNMRFQSKQITDYTDNLVSYLRYALDRPGHQHRLVLGVDYAQYRGDKDNILRESRSRMLNGKEVPLTIDLENPNREVIDISTYIWRPQAEFPFLNPYQSMGFYIQDQVTVGERLHVVLGLRHEYYRSSSADLKESFKTKQNAWLPRLGLTYKINEQVNYFASYSQGYVPVGADFIYNYENYGADRPFNPERSFQIETGLKTGFFKNNLQTELSVFHIGRENMLIATGGISDSGLPIYRQSGQVISRGVELDFRGQINKEFQVMANYSFNHTEVKSSSLAGEEGLPLSNAPKNMAGMWLKYIFSRYAVKGLGFGAGVYYVDERRMDNAARKDQNGNGVWDMWPSYTTVNTAVYYHLKGMRFTANINNVFDKYYYLGGFDYTRGFVGTPRNFMLSVGFNL from the coding sequence ATGCATATATTAAAATATACTTTTTACATCACCATCTTTTTATTCTGTATACTCAACGGGCAGGTGTATGCTCAGACGGAGCCCGTCATCTTCGGAAAAGTAACCGACGCAGAAGGAAAGGGACTCAGAGGTATTACCATTGTCCTTAAATCGAAAGAACTGATACAGACGAATAGTGATGGTACCTTTCGGCTTCCGGCAACAGTAAAGCTTCCGGCAACACTCTCTTTCCGTGCGGTTGGTTATAAGACACTTTCCGTGTCAGTAGATCAGTTAAACTGGAATAACAAAAAGGGACTCAATGTTCAGTTGTTTCCTGCCAGTGTAGAAGTAGATGAAGTGCTGGTTACCGGCAGACGCAACAATTCGTATCTTATTAATACGACCGAACTTGGAGGTAAATTTTCAGGCTCACTCAAGGATTTGCCACAATCCATATCTCTTGTCAGTAAGGAGTTTATGGAAGATAAACAGGCCTTTGTGATTACAGATGTTGTACAGGATCTTGCAGGTGTCAATCAGGCTTCTGCCTATGATGATCTGACCATTCGCGGATTTAACAGCGGTTATACCAGCGGTATGCGTCTGGTAAACGGTATGCGTTCCGGATATGGATACGGTACCAGCTTCTGGCGTACGCCACTTACGGTCAATCTGGAAAGTGTAGAAGTTCTGAAAGGGCCCGGAGCATCCCTGTTTGGAGATATTACTCCCGGCGGAACCATTAATATGGTTACCAAGAAACCGTTAGAAAAGAAACATACAAGTGTTAATTTTGCAATTGGAAGTTTCCAGACCTACCGTACTACTCTCGATATTGGCGGGCCACTGGATTCTGCTAAAAGAGTACTTTACAGACTGAATGTAGGTTATGAAAATTCCAGAACGTTCAGAGATGTTAATCAGCGTAAAAACATACTTGTTGCGCCTTCATTCAGTTTTCGTCCGGCAGAAGGAACCACGATCGATGTTGATCTGACCTATGACAATTTTGATGGTTATCTGGATCGCGGATTAGGTATACGTAACAATGATTTTTACGCACAGTCCCGATCCTTCAATGTGAGCCAGCCAACCGACTTCTTTAAGACAAATTTCCTTACACTATCTGCACGGCTTAATCAGCAACTCACAGAAGATTTGTCTCTTCATGTGAACTATATGAAGTCGATCTATAAGGAAAAATTAAATGAATTTCGCACATTGAATACCTACGCTAATCCGCCACAGAATACCGTAATGAATATGCGTTTCCAGTCAAAGCAAATTACCGATTACACGGACAATCTGGTTAGTTATCTTCGCTATGCACTGGACAGACCCGGGCATCAGCATAGGTTGGTATTAGGTGTTGATTATGCACAATACCGAGGGGATAAAGATAATATTCTGCGCGAATCCCGTAGCCGGATGCTGAACGGCAAAGAAGTACCGCTGACCATTGACCTGGAAAATCCTAATCGGGAAGTCATAGATATCTCTACCTATATCTGGCGTCCGCAGGCGGAATTCCCTTTCCTTAATCCTTACCAAAGTATGGGATTCTACATACAGGATCAGGTGACTGTTGGAGAACGTCTGCACGTGGTGTTGGGACTACGTCATGAATATTACCGTTCCAGCAGTGCGGATCTCAAAGAGTCTTTCAAAACCAAACAAAATGCATGGTTGCCAAGATTGGGATTAACCTATAAGATTAATGAGCAGGTTAACTATTTTGCCAGCTATTCGCAAGGCTATGTTCCGGTAGGGGCAGATTTTATTTATAATTATGAAAACTATGGAGCAGATCGTCCTTTTAATCCTGAGCGGAGCTTTCAGATAGAGACAGGATTAAAGACCGGTTTTTTTAAAAACAATCTGCAAACGGAGTTGTCTGTATTTCATATAGGGAGAGAGAATATGCTGATTGCAACCGGAGGTATATCCGATAGTGGACTGCCGATTTATCGTCAATCCGGACAGGTTATCTCCAGGGGAGTAGAATTAGATTTCAGAGGGCAGATCAATAAGGAATTTCAGGTGATGGCCAACTATAGTTTTAACCATACGGAAGTCAAATCATCTTCATTAGCAGGTGAAGAAGGACTGCCTTTGAGCAATGCCCCTAAAAATATGGCAGGGATGTGGCTGAAGTATATATTTTCCCGATATGCGGTCAAGGGTCTGGGCTTTGGAGCCGGTGTCTATTATGTTGATGAGCGACGAATGGATAATGCTGCACGTAAAGATCAGAATGGGAATGGTGTCTGGGATATGTGGCCATCGTATACAACAGTCAATACGGCTGTATATTATCACCTGAAAGGGATGCGTTTTACGGCGAATATCAATAATGTATTTGATAAATATTATTATCTGGGAGGATTTGACTATACAAGAGGATTTGTAGGCACTCCCCGTAACTTTATGCTCTCAGTAGGGTTTAATTTGTAA
- a CDS encoding urease accessory protein UreD, with amino-acid sequence MESSIKINVEREGTYSVLKESYHNAPYKLTHYGAPRAQEHLEMIIMSASPGIMDEDHLAIDIRVKKDARFKLFTQSFNKLHPMKKGATQDTIIKLEANSILQYVPHPVTPFKDAIFRATNRIDMHETATLIWGDIISAGRIYMNEAFQFQKVHSRTTLYRDGKLIYTDNQCLMPHEQPVRKLLFFEDYTHQAAFIYSGPFAKLMKEEFDEILAGSYEDITFGFTYCADNSILLRALGHDGELLYSFLTMLSQMCWEFTLHQQQLLMNESVLPAQETQEAGDTEIPKPKAPAAKRKKSRKQAAA; translated from the coding sequence ATGGAAAGTAGTATTAAGATCAATGTCGAAAGAGAAGGTACCTATAGTGTGTTGAAGGAAAGTTATCATAATGCTCCTTACAAACTGACACATTATGGCGCTCCGCGGGCACAGGAACATCTGGAGATGATCATTATGAGTGCCTCGCCCGGTATTATGGACGAAGATCATTTGGCTATTGATATCCGTGTAAAGAAAGATGCCCGTTTCAAACTGTTTACGCAGTCTTTTAATAAACTGCATCCCATGAAAAAGGGAGCAACACAGGATACGATAATCAAACTGGAAGCAAACAGTATACTGCAGTACGTCCCGCATCCTGTTACTCCTTTCAAAGATGCCATCTTTCGTGCAACCAATCGTATTGATATGCACGAGACGGCAACATTGATTTGGGGAGATATTATCAGTGCCGGCAGAATTTATATGAATGAAGCTTTCCAGTTTCAGAAAGTACACAGCCGTACAACACTGTACAGAGACGGGAAACTGATCTACACAGACAATCAATGCCTGATGCCACATGAGCAACCTGTCAGGAAGTTATTATTCTTTGAAGACTATACCCATCAGGCCGCTTTTATCTATTCAGGTCCGTTTGCCAAACTGATGAAGGAAGAGTTTGATGAGATACTGGCGGGATCATATGAAGATATTACTTTCGGTTTTACATACTGTGCAGATAACAGCATTTTGCTGCGGGCACTCGGACATGATGGTGAATTATTGTACAGCTTTCTGACGATGCTGTCGCAAATGTGCTGGGAATTTACCCTGCATCAGCAGCAATTGTTGATGAATGAAAGTGTATTACCAGCTCAAGAGACCCAGGAGGCTGGAGATACAGAAATTCCGAAGCCTAAAGCTCCGGCCGCAAAGAGAAAGAAAAGTAGAAAACAAGCGGCTGCTTAA
- the ureG gene encoding urease accessory protein UreG yields the protein MDRKYVKIGVAGPVGSGKTALIERLTRQMATDYSICVVTNDIYTREDAQFLQKNSTLPAERISGVETGGCPHTAIREDASMNIEAVEELVQRFPDTEIVFVESGGDNLTATFSPDLADITIFVIDVAEGEKIPRKGGPGITRSDLLLINKIDLAPYVHADLSVMERDAKRMRGERPFIFTNLMTLEGLEDVKSWIKKYALLEN from the coding sequence ATGGATAGAAAATATGTGAAAATAGGAGTGGCCGGACCTGTAGGTTCAGGTAAGACCGCTTTAATAGAAAGACTGACCAGACAGATGGCCACGGATTACAGCATCTGTGTAGTGACCAATGATATATACACCCGTGAAGATGCACAGTTTCTGCAAAAAAACTCTACTCTTCCTGCAGAACGTATTTCAGGTGTAGAGACAGGAGGTTGTCCGCATACAGCAATACGGGAAGATGCTTCTATGAACATTGAAGCAGTAGAAGAGCTGGTTCAGCGTTTTCCGGATACGGAAATCGTATTTGTGGAAAGTGGAGGAGATAATCTTACCGCAACATTTAGCCCTGATCTGGCAGACATTACCATCTTCGTAATCGATGTGGCAGAGGGAGAAAAGATTCCACGTAAAGGTGGTCCGGGGATTACCCGTTCGGATCTGCTGCTAATCAATAAAATAGATCTTGCGCCTTATGTGCATGCAGATCTGTCTGTCATGGAACGTGATGCAAAACGTATGCGCGGAGAAAGACCGTTCATCTTTACCAATCTGATGACATTAGAAGGACTGGAAGATGTAAAAAGCTGGATAAAAAAATATGCACTGTTAGAAAACTAG